TTACTTACAAtagtaaaaattagaaacaatggAAGTATTTAATAATAGGAACTAGGTTAAGAAAATTATGGCACTTCAAAAGACAGACAACCACTTGGCATCTGGAATGACAATTTTAAAGCTATATACAGAatcagagaaaatgtttataacaTAATGTCAGgtaataagagaaaaattatgCATGCATATGATAAGAACTAGGAAGAAATgtgaaaaacctaaaataattttgtttgtgTGGTTATTGTGGATATCtgtcttaaaaatataaactcaTGTTGCTAAGTTGTCTttacaagtgaaaatgaaaaaaaaatttaacatctcATACTTTCTCTTAAAGCTTTCTAAGAAAAAAGATCTATTAAGAAAGGAGGGTTTTGCCAAAGTGAAGGAGCTTACCTATTTTGGCAGGAAGAGCTAGAGCTGttcaatatagagaagagaaaagcaaaactgACTCCATATGGCTCTCTGGGGTTGATATTTGTGTTTGCAGCacaggaataaaaacaaaacacattttgtCAAGTGCCAATTTTCTGAAAACTTTTCTTTAGAGGCAATATTGTAACATTAAATATCCTCCTCAATGAAGTGACTGTATGAGGGAAGTTGCTGGGAAATCTGATTAACGGGGCTTAAACCACCTGTAGCACTGGTTTTATCACATGCTAGAGTGGTAACATTTCCTAAACCATTCAAGGACAGGAGTTACATGAGACAAGGGTATCTATTACTATGGTGAGCTTTAAAATAATGCTCCACTAACCAGCTGAGAGGGACATATGCCAAACTAAAGGCTGCAAAACCGATctgaggaggaaaggaaaagttaAAATTAGGTGGAAGAATCCAAGTTGGAGCAATTAACCAGACTTTGCTACCTGGAACATGGTaggcacccaataaatatttgtcagatGGATGGATAATTGAATAGATTGGGATTGGGGGGAGTTACTCACCTAATACAACCACACAGAATTCATTTCCTCTGATTTTTGATGCACAAATTGGCACAACATAATCTGGTAGCCTTTGATAGTGTCTCATTTCACTGAGAGTCCTCAATGTCTCTGAAATGCCCTCTGCCAAAGATTTCTGGGTCACAAACACATGTACCAAGTCTTGAGATATGCTGGTAATTAATCTGGCAAGCCAAGGGAGCTGTCCTAGTGACACAGGCATACACTGAGCACTCATTTTCAGGGCTCTCTCTCTCAGAGTAAATTCCTGCATAGCTTTCAGCATAATTTGTTCAAATTCCTCCCTGAGAGGTATCTGATCAGGACCTAAATTGAAAAGAATCATGGctacaatttaaaaatcacagcTAGAAGAGACAGACATGCACGTACAGTGTATGGACCTTCTGAGTCTTTCATACTCTAATAGCCAGATAAGCTCACTTTTTCTTATAGCACCCAAGTAACAGTTCCTACTAAACTTTATCCATtaccttctctcttctttctctgccttgatttgaaaaaaaaagcaagtttctgTTCTATCCTGGATATCTTCAAAAGTGGATGTACTAAGAGAATATCAATTCCATTAAATGTCTTGATCATTATCCCTATTAAATTTGGCATTATTGAAATCATTAATGACtgatgaaataagaagccaaCCCACATGCATATAATCAATTTTAggtttcattcatttctccttttattcataGGTACttggaaaaacattttatatattgcttCTACATCTAATTTTGAGAAAAGTACATACAGGAAAATTAGGTTGAATGATTTTTCActcctgatttattttttaggCAGTTTCACACTTTCCCCAGATAGAGAATGCTTTCATCATCTAGTTACTCTTCAGCTTTCTGGCTTGTTAAGTATGGCATTTGGTCCTCTTCTCCCATAA
This DNA window, taken from Tamandua tetradactyla isolate mTamTet1 unplaced genomic scaffold, mTamTet1.pri scaffold_73_ctg1, whole genome shotgun sequence, encodes the following:
- the LOC143673279 gene encoding GREB1-like protein is translated as MILLTIQYLVQLGPDQIPLREEFEQIMLKAMQEFTLRERALKMSAQCMPVSLGQLPWLARLITSISQDLVHVFVTQKSLAEGISETLRTLSEMRHYQRLPDYVVPICASKIRGNEFCVVVLALALPAKIGQHQSRALAESMFTASEFLKEISYELLIGKVSFLALHFKNTSLGE